A portion of the Bifidobacterium sp. ESL0800 genome contains these proteins:
- the purH gene encoding bifunctional phosphoribosylaminoimidazolecarboxamide formyltransferase/IMP cyclohydrolase → MTATNRMVKRALVSVYDKTGIEGLAEAFVKAGTEVVSTGSTAKRLLELGVNVTEVQEVTGFPESLGGRVKTLDPHIHAGILADMTNPAQAEELESLNIKPFDMVIVNLYPFADTVRSGAGESDVIEKIDIGGPSMIRGAAKNSASVAVITDPADYALAAQRVADGTGFSLQERRWLAAKAFATTAAYDATIAEWTGSHWPQPTNIAGVSSTDSSISDEISKTQQAPETHQTEMSPSQLTRTWNYAHGLRYGENPHQQASLYVDVLDQTGFAHAQQLGGKPMSYNNYVDADAAWRAVWDFAPQIAVAVCKHNNPCGLAIGKSVAQAHLKAHACDPMSAYGGVIAANSTITLEMAQNVRPIFTEVIVAPDYEPEALAFLKAHKKNLRILKVAQRPHTEMQFRQIDGGILVQSIDRIDASGDDPSNWKLVSGQAADADTLKDLEFAWRAIRCVKSNAILLAHDQATIGIGMGQVNRVDSCHLAVERANTLADGANRARGSVAASDAFFPFADGAEALIDAGVKAIVQPGGSIRDKEVIEAAQKRGITMYLTGTRHFFH, encoded by the coding sequence ATGACAGCAACCAATCGCATGGTCAAACGGGCCCTGGTATCGGTTTATGACAAAACCGGCATCGAAGGGCTTGCCGAGGCGTTCGTCAAGGCAGGAACCGAAGTCGTTTCCACCGGATCCACCGCGAAACGACTTCTTGAACTCGGTGTGAACGTGACCGAAGTACAGGAGGTCACCGGTTTCCCCGAAAGCCTTGGAGGACGCGTCAAGACGCTCGACCCCCACATCCATGCGGGTATTTTGGCCGATATGACCAATCCCGCGCAGGCTGAAGAACTTGAATCATTGAATATTAAGCCTTTCGACATGGTCATCGTCAATCTCTATCCCTTTGCGGATACTGTGCGGTCCGGAGCTGGTGAATCCGACGTCATCGAGAAAATCGACATCGGCGGGCCTTCCATGATCCGTGGAGCCGCGAAGAACAGTGCCAGCGTTGCCGTAATCACCGATCCTGCCGATTACGCCCTTGCAGCGCAACGTGTGGCTGATGGTACCGGATTCTCGCTTCAAGAACGTCGCTGGCTGGCCGCCAAGGCCTTCGCAACCACAGCTGCTTACGACGCCACCATAGCCGAGTGGACCGGCAGCCATTGGCCCCAACCGACGAACATTGCCGGTGTCTCTTCGACGGATTCGTCGATTTCAGACGAGATATCGAAAACGCAACAGGCCCCGGAAACCCATCAGACCGAGATGTCCCCCTCCCAGCTGACCCGTACATGGAACTATGCACATGGGCTGCGTTACGGCGAAAACCCGCACCAGCAGGCCAGCCTGTACGTCGACGTGCTGGACCAGACCGGCTTCGCCCATGCGCAGCAGCTCGGCGGCAAGCCGATGAGCTACAACAATTATGTGGACGCGGATGCCGCCTGGCGCGCGGTCTGGGATTTCGCGCCGCAGATCGCCGTTGCCGTGTGCAAGCACAACAATCCTTGCGGGCTTGCAATCGGCAAGAGCGTTGCACAGGCCCATCTCAAGGCGCATGCCTGCGATCCGATGAGCGCGTATGGTGGCGTGATCGCGGCCAATTCAACGATTACCCTTGAGATGGCGCAGAATGTCCGCCCGATTTTCACCGAGGTCATCGTAGCCCCTGATTATGAGCCTGAGGCTCTTGCATTCCTTAAGGCGCACAAGAAGAACCTGCGCATCCTCAAAGTCGCCCAAAGGCCACACACTGAAATGCAGTTCCGTCAGATTGACGGCGGCATCCTGGTGCAGTCCATCGATAGGATCGATGCATCCGGTGATGACCCTTCAAACTGGAAGCTGGTTTCCGGTCAGGCTGCGGACGCCGATACGCTCAAGGACTTGGAATTTGCGTGGCGTGCGATTCGTTGTGTGAAATCCAATGCCATCCTTCTTGCCCACGATCAGGCGACGATAGGTATCGGTATGGGCCAGGTCAACCGTGTCGACTCCTGTCATTTGGCGGTCGAACGTGCCAACACTTTGGCCGACGGTGCGAACCGCGCGCGAGGCTCTGTGGCCGCTTCCGATGCGTTCTTCCCGTTCGCCGATGGTGCCGAGGCGCTGATCGATGCCGGTGTGAAGGCCATCGTACAGCCAGGTGGCTCCATTCGTGACAAAGAAGTCATCGAGGCGGCTCAAAAGCGTGGCATCACCATGTATCTGACAGGAACGCGCCACTTCTTCCACTGA
- a CDS encoding DUF3017 domain-containing protein, translating to MSHKHPYVSEKNEGKPLFEWGVLIVVIIAAVLAGFGYTMAATAVFAATAIITGLIRLIFKDRSPWKIRSVGFDAFIGIALGIGLLVVYFSIQLMM from the coding sequence ATGTCCCACAAGCACCCGTATGTCTCCGAGAAAAACGAAGGCAAACCACTATTCGAATGGGGAGTGCTTATCGTCGTCATCATTGCCGCCGTGTTGGCTGGCTTCGGATATACGATGGCCGCCACAGCGGTATTCGCTGCGACGGCCATCATTACCGGATTGATTCGATTAATCTTCAAAGACCGAAGCCCTTGGAAGATACGTTCCGTAGGATTTGATGCCTTTATCGGCATCGCTTTGGGAATCGGATTACTGGTCGTTTACTTCAGCATTCAGTTGATGATGTAA
- a CDS encoding aquaporin → MTEQQAQHTENKTSPVISISGICSELVGSFLIFIAIYLVSALSPSLYGPSAILVAAATGLAYAAMTFVFGRFSGGQFNPAVTLAAMLVSKIGIVNGICYIVAQVVGAIAAGGVAKLVLPTSKAAPARMWFANAVNGYDQGSISATQLQQAGVSFGILFAVVVEVIATIIVVAASLRAIDDDGKATSNAAAIMGVAYALGVTFTYPVTGSSLNPARATGIAIFANNAGLATHPLQQLWIFWICPILAAAIVAIVVIIAQMISSKNSEDAEALDVTADWEQEDAQSENGSADDDESADAEKSDDFQMPSLTESEIPSETTDEPKPENDATVESPQNEESQTDTDKD, encoded by the coding sequence ATGACGGAACAACAAGCACAACATACGGAAAATAAGACTTCGCCGGTCATTTCCATTTCAGGAATCTGCAGCGAACTTGTCGGCAGTTTCCTTATTTTTATCGCAATCTACTTGGTATCGGCGCTCAGCCCGTCATTGTATGGCCCAAGCGCGATCCTGGTCGCCGCTGCCACCGGTCTCGCCTACGCTGCGATGACCTTTGTCTTCGGCAGGTTCTCGGGCGGCCAGTTCAACCCGGCTGTGACGCTGGCGGCGATGCTGGTCAGCAAGATCGGTATCGTCAACGGCATCTGCTACATCGTGGCCCAGGTCGTCGGCGCCATTGCGGCCGGCGGCGTCGCCAAGCTGGTGCTGCCGACCTCGAAGGCCGCTCCGGCCAGGATGTGGTTTGCCAACGCGGTCAACGGCTATGATCAGGGATCCATTTCCGCCACCCAGCTGCAGCAGGCAGGCGTGAGTTTCGGCATTCTCTTCGCGGTTGTTGTCGAAGTCATCGCCACCATCATTGTCGTAGCGGCTTCGTTGCGTGCGATTGACGACGACGGCAAGGCCACCTCCAACGCCGCGGCCATCATGGGCGTCGCCTATGCGCTCGGCGTCACCTTCACCTATCCGGTCACCGGTTCGTCGCTCAACCCCGCACGCGCCACCGGCATCGCCATTTTCGCCAACAACGCCGGTCTTGCCACCCACCCGTTGCAGCAGCTCTGGATCTTCTGGATCTGCCCGATTCTCGCCGCGGCCATCGTCGCCATCGTCGTTATCATTGCTCAGATGATTTCCAGCAAGAATTCGGAGGATGCCGAAGCTCTCGACGTCACCGCCGACTGGGAGCAGGAAGACGCTCAGTCCGAAAACGGGAGCGCCGATGACGATGAGTCTGCTGACGCCGAGAAGTCCGATGATTTTCAGATGCCCTCCCTCACAGAATCAGAGATTCCCTCCGAGACGACCGATGAACCCAAGCCCGAAAACGACGCTACGGTCGAAAGCCCCCAAAACGAGGAAAGCCAAACGGATACCGACAAAGATTGA
- a CDS encoding pseudouridine synthase, with amino-acid sequence MPHAYSHAEKAHHDNYDEGIRLQKLLAQAGFGSRRKCEEIITEGRVEVDGELVTELGTRVDPSSQQIRVDGSRIRLNNKHITLALNKPKKVLSTMDDPKGRYTLRDIVGDKYERIFHMGRLDYETEGLILMTNDGELSQHVMHPRYEVKKTYVATLDGRISGNICRRLVSQGVNLDDGLIRLDHCAIIDSSRDQTIVKVVLHSGKNRIVRRIFGAVGFPVRRLVRTQIGPIKLGDLKPGSYRVLSQTEVRSLSKEVGL; translated from the coding sequence ATGCCACACGCATATTCACACGCCGAAAAGGCGCATCACGATAATTACGATGAAGGGATTCGACTTCAAAAGCTGTTGGCACAGGCCGGTTTCGGCTCCAGGCGCAAGTGTGAGGAAATCATCACCGAGGGCAGGGTCGAGGTCGACGGGGAACTGGTGACCGAGCTCGGCACCCGCGTTGACCCGTCCAGCCAGCAGATCCGGGTCGACGGGTCGAGGATCCGGCTCAACAACAAGCACATCACCTTGGCGTTGAACAAGCCCAAGAAGGTGCTTTCGACGATGGATGATCCGAAGGGGCGCTATACGCTCCGCGACATCGTCGGCGACAAATACGAGCGCATTTTCCATATGGGGCGTCTCGATTACGAAACCGAAGGCCTCATCCTGATGACCAATGACGGCGAGCTGAGCCAGCACGTCATGCATCCGCGCTACGAGGTCAAGAAGACCTACGTCGCCACGCTGGACGGGCGAATCAGCGGCAACATCTGTCGGCGACTGGTCAGCCAGGGGGTCAACCTGGACGACGGGCTTATCCGTCTCGACCATTGCGCCATCATCGATTCCTCGCGCGATCAGACCATCGTCAAGGTGGTGCTGCATTCCGGCAAGAACCGCATCGTCCGCCGTATCTTCGGTGCCGTCGGCTTTCCGGTGCGTAGGCTCGTGCGTACGCAGATCGGACCGATTAAACTCGGCGATCTCAAGCCCGGCTCGTACCGCGTGCTTTCG